A stretch of Imperialibacter roseus DNA encodes these proteins:
- a CDS encoding vWA domain-containing protein yields the protein MNFLFPQFLWALLALSIPILIHLFNFRRAKKIYFSNVNMLKHVKQTSSSKLKLKHWLVLFSRLATVFFLVMAFAQPFLPSNDGKQLSGDVVLYLDNSQSMSNLTGTEAPGLDISIGMISEVLKAYPRETRFQLITNDFAPFSNHAKSKVDVEELLTELSYSSIVRSPDEIIGRMELGATEKDIYWISDFAYNPEQPVSDGDSVNNFKLLPISFPVSANIFIDTVYLESPFLIEGQTNTLFVSLRNTGEEIKTDMPVKFFVNDIQVGALTTDLVPNGQTTLSFELNMALEDFNRCHLSIDDFPILFDNEFYLTLNQSPRVRIMEIRGRTASSAIGRVFANELLFDLQSFDAGNIDYGSFEDAELLVINEVDQLNSGLEAFIKSSLDNGRTVLIIPSSQSFDSGWANIYSALRQSVQTNLQEIAQPDLNNPFFKNIFEASSEKMEMPAAAMQMSWGNNGGHLLKYRSGAPYLTRANASSGVLYLLASSLAPTSSTFSNNALFVPIMYKMAIGARSTKGRLYYTLDEILLTVNGSEVTDTELYKLSGNGQEIVPGQQAVGANVRLELPRFMMQAGYYDVKFRDELVDALAFNLEKGESQLKPLPEESVLELFNTVEKKEIINVLSPEDLEKNLNERFNGKELWKYALILALAFLLIEVLLLRFL from the coding sequence ACGAGCAGCTCCAAGCTAAAGCTGAAACATTGGCTGGTGCTGTTTTCCAGGCTAGCGACCGTCTTTTTCCTTGTCATGGCCTTTGCGCAGCCTTTCCTGCCTTCCAACGACGGCAAGCAGCTGAGCGGCGACGTGGTGCTGTACCTCGACAACTCGCAGAGCATGAGCAACCTGACGGGTACAGAAGCGCCCGGGCTGGACATAAGCATTGGCATGATCAGTGAAGTGCTCAAGGCTTACCCAAGAGAAACACGCTTTCAGCTTATCACCAACGATTTTGCGCCGTTTTCCAATCATGCCAAAAGCAAGGTGGATGTGGAGGAGTTGCTTACTGAGCTGAGCTACTCATCTATCGTGCGATCGCCCGACGAGATCATTGGCCGAATGGAGCTGGGCGCCACTGAAAAAGACATTTACTGGATCAGCGACTTTGCCTACAACCCTGAGCAGCCGGTATCGGATGGCGACTCCGTCAACAATTTCAAGCTGCTGCCAATTTCCTTTCCTGTTTCCGCCAATATTTTCATCGACACGGTGTACCTCGAAAGCCCTTTTCTAATAGAGGGTCAAACCAACACCCTTTTCGTTTCGCTTCGCAATACGGGCGAGGAAATAAAAACTGATATGCCGGTCAAGTTTTTTGTCAACGATATTCAGGTGGGGGCGCTCACTACCGACCTGGTACCCAATGGGCAAACCACCCTTTCATTTGAACTCAACATGGCGCTCGAGGACTTCAACCGGTGCCATCTCAGCATTGACGATTTCCCTATTCTTTTCGACAATGAGTTCTACCTGACGCTGAACCAGTCGCCCAGGGTGCGCATTATGGAGATTCGTGGCAGAACAGCCTCTTCTGCCATTGGCAGGGTGTTTGCCAACGAGCTTTTATTCGATTTGCAGTCCTTCGATGCTGGCAATATTGACTACGGGAGCTTTGAGGATGCCGAGTTGCTGGTGATCAACGAGGTGGATCAGCTAAACAGCGGCCTGGAAGCTTTTATCAAGAGCTCGCTCGATAATGGGAGAACGGTCTTGATCATTCCATCGTCCCAAAGTTTTGATAGCGGGTGGGCGAATATCTACAGTGCGCTCAGGCAAAGTGTGCAAACCAACCTGCAGGAGATTGCTCAACCCGATCTCAATAACCCTTTCTTTAAAAACATTTTTGAGGCCTCTTCCGAGAAAATGGAAATGCCGGCCGCTGCTATGCAAATGAGCTGGGGTAACAATGGCGGTCATTTGCTGAAATACAGGTCAGGCGCTCCCTATTTGACCCGAGCAAATGCCTCTTCGGGGGTTTTGTACCTGCTGGCTTCTTCTCTGGCGCCGACCAGCAGCACGTTTTCCAACAACGCCTTGTTTGTGCCCATCATGTACAAAATGGCTATCGGTGCCCGAAGCACAAAGGGCCGACTTTACTATACGCTTGATGAAATACTGCTCACCGTCAATGGGTCGGAAGTAACTGATACCGAACTGTACAAGCTCAGCGGCAACGGGCAGGAAATTGTGCCCGGTCAGCAGGCGGTGGGGGCCAATGTAAGGCTGGAGCTGCCCAGGTTTATGATGCAGGCTGGCTACTACGACGTGAAGTTCAGGGACGAACTGGTGGATGCACTGGCGTTCAATCTGGAGAAAGGCGAATCGCAACTCAAACCTTTGCCGGAAGAGTCGGTGTTGGAGTTGTTCAACACGGTGGAGAAAAAAGAGATTATCAATGTGCTCTCACCGGAAGATCTCGAAAAGAATTTGAACGAACGCTTCAATGGAAAGGAATTGTGGAAATATGCCTTAATTTTGGCGTTAGCATTTTTACTTATTGAGGTCTTATTACTTCGTTTCCTATGA